tcttagatttctataaaaattggtatgctggtaaagtacatgaagctgaacaacttccacaacatttcccaaaatgtcccagaaagtttctaagaaacattccttttttgttaccaGATTTCCTTACACATTTGGTAACAAATAAGGAATGTTTCTTagaaacttttctttttttttgaaaGTTGCTCAGGTACTCTTCGTGCCTTAAAGAAATACGTATTACTAACTATTTTAATCACGAGACCCCCTTCGCTTGAAAATAATTCGTGCCCTCGTCTGTCGTTTGTAAACTGAACAATAGTTCCGATCCAATTTAAagttacactttttttttaacgttGGGGAAATGCGTTTACGCATGCCACCTGGCCCGGGGGAACCAGGAGCGATGACGGACTAACCAGTAATAGGACTACCGTCTAAAACCACCAACGAATGCCGACTACACCTTGCAGAGGAGCGCCGCAGGATCACTATCAGCATTCGACTGCGTacaaaaattaaagttacaccTCTAGACTATTGACTGAAAACAAATTTCTCTTTGACACTCCTAAATGAATATCTGgtgatttttattttgattctTCTGAGGAAATTACCAAACCCTAGCATAGATGTCTAAGatgcttattttattttttacaccaGGGTCCATCGAGCAGCTGCTAGAGACGCTGGTGGACTTCATCCAGCATTTCGAGCCAGCCGGACTAGTGTCTAAAGTGCTGAAGCTGTTGTTCGCTGCACTCACCTACCTTAACATTACAGCGACCGGCGAGTGGCCGAGTCAAAGCATCGTTCATGGTAAAGTATAACCcctttcataaaactttacgggcctgatttagttaaattatgttttatccctttcttacaaatacataagtcaaaatggcagataaagacaaacgattccaACGGTCATCACCGCACCGCTCGCGTCGGCAGTGTTCATCCTGACACgccctagaacctaaatggtcgcgcaCTGTGCGGCTTAATAGAAATTTCTTATAGAATAAGCTCCCTGCCGAGGTTTTCTCGAGGGTCTTCAGTATGTATGGGGTTCTCcaaaaaccctaaaaagagttTACAAGTTTTAAAAGGTTCGGCAACGCGCTACATACGTTAAACGCACTACAGACCCCTAGAGTTGCATACGTCCATGGGATGCgatgaccgcttaccatcaggtcaGGATCGTATGCTTGTTAGCCACCATAATATTTAGAAGCTGTATTCCAGATGGAGATCACTTTGACATCATCATCGTGGGCGGCGGCACGGCGGGGTGTGTGCTGGCGAACCGGTTGACTGAGGTCTCGGACTGGAGGGTGCTGCTGATCGAGGCCGGCGGAGACCCGCCCATTCTTGGCGTTGTAAATACTTATTGAGTTTAATTAACCTTCTAACATTACCCGCagcacatacatttttcatcgCACGCCCATGTGATGGTACCGATAAGGCCACGCctcatattttgactaaggtgtagagtttgtgaagttagggcttgcaGAGTAGAAGCTTCGCTCTACATGAAATATGATATATTTTTGACAtccgtatatatatatatatatttatatcatttatttacatacaatatatatacagtggtacaactaaacgaaattataactagcttaaatctaaaataggcccctgaggcattgtaccaaggaatAATTCCGTATATTATGATCTCatcttggcaacattttacatgaaaatgtttttggtggcatttcatttctttttgtaagttgcttatGACAAAAGTATCTCTTAGCTTCGTGCCCTACCTTCTTCCTCTCATTCTATTCTCACTTTCACCCGGCCTTTGATGATGAAATTTGTACAATAATTAACTCTGTTAAGTCAAATACCTAGATTCGGGCATGACGAGCTAAGCAGGATCATGATATTGATCAGCCTTGAATGCACTGTCCCTATTATAACGCTTGTCGTCAATCTTTCCATATTTTCAGGTATTTTTCCGTCCTTGTGACGTAGTGCTTTCATAATCCCTCTCCCAAAAGTACCCAGCCCTTCATTACTCAAAGAATTTCGCCCAATTTCAAATCTCCCGTTTTTGTCTAAGGTTCTGGAAGCCATACGAGTAGTGCACAAGCAACTGTCCACTCACATCTCCATAACCATATTCTTTCACCATTTCAGTCAGGCCTTCGTACAGGGCATAGTACAAACGGCAACACTTCATGTttaaaaaggcataaggtccactgatgtacagtgtgggcgatggtacaactACCGCTCTACTTAAGGTTATAGAAGATGTGCGGCTGGGCATAGAGGCATCCCTTGTCACTGTTCTGATCTTAATACCTCGATTTTTCGAAAGCGTTTCACGTTGTAAATCGTGAGCTTCTCCTTACCGCTCTAGACCATCTCAATATTAAATCATCAGCAGCCGAGTGGTTTGCGTCCTACCTTTGCGGTCATCGACAGGCTACTTGGGCCATTCGAAAACTATCTATATAATTGGTGCGAACTTTCCTCTGGTGTTTCGCAGGGCGGTATACTTTCTCCACTAATTTACTCCATTTTTGTGAATTTTAAAAATTGCTCATATCACTTGTACGCCGGCGACTTGCAATTGTACACACAAGCGAAGATCGATGACAAAGACGaggctggccgcgtagccaagatgccaatcgcttacgctccgtagcgatcgaaacgcaactgtcactgtcgcgctaatacgaaagagtgatagagagacataatggttttcgttgtcgaagcgatagcgattgtaaccttggctaggccggctgaattGCGGCTAAATAGCGACCGTTCTAGCATTGCATCCTGGTTGGATGATATTGGGATCGCTCGCAACCCGTTTAAGTGTCAGGCTAGTTGCAGTCAGCAGTCGGCAGTGGTGACGCGCTGCAATGCTGCCGTAGCAATGCAGCTGCGGTCGGAGTccaaatgtcaactttaatGTTCGCTCGCGTCCCTACCTCGCAACACAATCAACACAGTCATCTCTCCCAAGCTCGCAACACATTCTTACTCACCTCTTTCACTTATTTTGTACGTAGATGAGAACAGCCGGACATACGAGAGCATTTTTGCGCAAGCTAAAACGGCTCGCACAATTACTATGCTTATTAAGAATAACACTCATTGCAGATACCCGGGTTATGGCCATTCGTCACTCACTCCCCCTGGGACTGGGACTATTATTCCGAAGACGACGGTTATTGCTCACAAGCTCTCAACTTTAAAAAAGTTGCACAATCTCGCGGCAAAATGCTTGCTGGGTGCTCGTCTATGGATCATCTTATATATGAAATGTTaatttgcaattttttatttgaaattatAGTTGGGTCCTCGATAAATTATACTTAAAAGAGTTAAAAGTATAGTCCCATCCGGATGAAAGCATGATACTTGACATGCGTGGGACTTATGTAGGcaagaaaaataaaactttgaaaAAGTGGATTCCgaaaaggataaaataaaagaatatattttaatatagactggcaaaggtatggcgccatcgctcgaaaagatggcaccatacCTTCGGCCTATCGTCGAGTACCTAGATGGCGATACTTATGACATttatcaaatttaacacatattagtgaaaaaataaggatataagtcaaatggcgttctaataggttaatcatttgtgtcggaagatggcagtaaatgtactgactacataatttactttgacaatattcctctatttcaaattctctttgccatagcgctgactagacgtcGACGCTCAAAGACGCTAGTCTGGGCCTCTGGGGTGACCCTGAGTATTAATTAACaccatttcatttatttcccaAACCACCGTATTGTGACGTCATTGCGACAAGAGGTCGGAGTCTCAATGACTCTTAAATATGGTAGAAGtcctagtgctcgacgctgcactagtattcgacatgggcactttatgtcaaagtgacaagaattaaatttgaatacagaaaaatcttcgccgttcaaatttaacctatattaatttgacataaagtgcacatatcgaatactagtgcagcgtcgagcactagtacttctaccttacctagTTTATTTGCATAAGATGCTCTAATAATAAAATCTAACTTTACAATTACATCAGGGGCTCAAAAGCGGACTTCGAGGATTGGGTTGAAGCTGGCAGCGACGAAGGCTGGCGCTGGGATAACATGCTCAAATATTTCAAGAAGGCTCAAAACATGCTAGACGAGTCCCTCCTCCACGGACCTACAGCTGAGTTCCACTGCAGCAAGGGACCGTTAAGCGTCAAGAATCACACTGTTAACAGCCTGttcttagaaaaaaataaaatcatgcTTGATGCATATGAGGACATCGGCATGAAAACCATAAGGGATCCTCTGAGGTCAAATATTTTTGGAACTTACGAAATACAATTCAAAATCACTAAAGATTCAAAGAGAGCTAGCACTGCTGTGGAGTACTTGATCCCTATTAGAAAAAGAAACAATTTCTTTTTGCTTAAAAACAGTTTAggtactaaaatattatttaatgataatAAGGAAGCCATAGGAGTAAGAGTAAAAACCTCTGATCAGGAAATAACTGTTTACGCTGACGTTGAGGTGATCGTTTCCGCCGGTGCATTCAACTCCCCGCAACTGCTGATGGTGTCCGGAATCGGTCCTAAAGAACACCTGGAGAGTCATGGCATAGAAGTCATAGCAGACCTACCTGTTGGCCAAGGATTGAGAGatcaattaatagttccccTGGTCATAAGCGGAAAGCATAATATTGCGTCTGCTATGGACACTGTTTTATCGTTAACTGAGTTGACTAGCTTTCCATTACCTATTGTTGCCGGTTCCTTTAAAGAAAATCACCAAAACGTTCAACATTGCACCGGATTCTTTGGTGCCTTATCaccactttttaaccgacttccaaatcccaaaggaggaggttatcaattcggttgtgtgttttttatttttttttatttttttattatttttattttttttattttttatgtttgttacttcatatctccgtcattactggaccgattttgaaaattatttttttgattgaatgtatatgcatacagattggtcccgtttctgtcaaaacccagttctgatgatgggttccatgaggaatcgagggaactcctcaaatgttaaaggcatacatatagtgatttttgggtttttatcatcaaatcaagcatatacacccaaaagagtgacatttgatgaagtggaactgctgatgatgatcagaacggaactcctcaacgacgcatagttcacggtttgcgatttgtcctcttcgttatgtttgttaagcaagttcagtttttaatgcacatttttgtcaagctcgagttctgatgatgggatccatgaggaatcgagagaactcctcaaatcttaaaggcatgcgtatagagatttttgtatttacatcagaaaattaagcattttcattaaaaactgtcgcatttgatgaagtggaactgctgatgatgatcagaacagaactcttcaacgacgcatagttcacgtttcgagatttttcctcttcgttatgtttgttaagcaagttaagtttttaatgcacatttttgtcaagctcgagttctgatgatgggatccataaggaatcgatggaactcctcaaatattaaaggcatgcgtatagagatttttgtatttacatcagaaaattaagcattttcattaaaaactgtcgcatttgatgaagtggaactgctgatgatgatcagaacagaactcttcaacgacgcatagttcacgtttcgagatttttcctcttcgttatgtttgttaagcaagttaagtttttaatgcacatttttgtcaagctcgagttctgatgatgaaaTGGatctgctgatgatgaccagaatagaactcttcaacaacgcatagtacacatttggtgattacgaatttagattttgacttggactgggtcccggactcggacccagaaccggactcatacccggatccggttcggacccggacccggacctggactcgaacccgggctcggacccggactcggacccggactcagacccggactcggacccggaccttgacccggaaaaccactaggataccttaactaaataaaccactatgattacctaccataaaatgtgtaagtatataagtatgatgatgccaatcttactagcccctcccgcttaaacccccgtacaccgcaccgcatgggccgttaagtgggttacgttaggtttgaactgcgatcctcacagaactgaactgctatcagagaagtgggttaggttaggctagaactacgacccttacagaagcgaaatgctagtaaaaaagtgggtggttttacctccttttctacatagtgtaccatctacaataatctttcaccggcccccatagaagtcggtttttttttcttaaaaattattctgTATATCTTCCTAATTAACTTTAACTGGAATATACCTGTAACATTAACCTACGTTCTGAGCCAACCTATTAGCGAGAAACTGGTGATTCTAATATTCCTGGACAAGCAAAAGTCAACTGGCTCAGTGACGTTACGAAGCCCGGATATTGCAGTACCACCGATCATTAAGACCGGGTACTATAGCGATCCTGATGATATCGGCATCAGCGCAGCGACTTGTTCAGATACAAGATTCTAAATATTTTTCGGAAGCCGGTGGTGGGTTTATACGACCTCCCCTGCCGGAATGTGATGCGTTAAAATATCAAAGTGATGAGTATTGGCAGTGCTACGGGAGGGTTCTCTCCACGGCCGGGTTCCATCCGGCCAGCACCTGTGCGATGGGCAGAGTGGTGGACGGAAGCCTGAGAGTGAGACACGTGTCGCGGCTCCGCGTGGTGGACGACAGCGTCATGCCCTCGCTGCCGACCGCCAAGGTTGGTGTCGTCACCATCGCGATGGCTGAAAGAGCAGCGGATCTTATCAAAAAACACCACGGTAAGACAGAAGGCTACAAACATTTCCCTtgtaaataagttaaataacattataaaactAGTACCTACCTGCCTTATCAAAAACTTAGGTACCTTGTAATGGTGCGAATTGTTATTAAATATCATAAGAAGTGTTAAAATATACTATAGGTATATAGACATAGAGTTTAATAATTAAACAATGATTGTTTACTTCAGTTTAGTTTTTAGTAAGTTAACTAATTTTAGTATAACTCACTAATGTAACATACCTATACCTTTGGACCATCGTGTAGCCCCTTGAGCTAAGCTGTTTTTGCAAGTTCATAGTGtaaaaattgggtcgtaaaggccactttttaagagatatcgaaattttaactatacagaacgatagcgcttggaattctgaacaaaactgtatatttatatcccaccaaaaacataaatgtaaaaaaggagagccaagttcaatacaaaaattatgcttggctgtggggctcgccgcaaaaagaatggagatctaaatgagtgccactgccaagttctatgcaaaatccaaatatgtatttataggaacaaaataacattataaacaagtattaaactctatttctttgctttattggatacctataacaattgctgttatttaaaaaaatgtgagatcttaaagtaggttagatttgacttggccagttttcattatatcaatcattttatatatattgtaattctgataaaacctggccaagccaaatgtaacctactttaagatctcacatttttttaaataacagcatttgttataggtatccaataaagcaaagaaatagagtttaatacttgtttataatgttattttgttcctataaatacatatttggattttgcatagaacttggcagtggcactcatttagatctccattctttttgcggcgagccccacagccaagcataatttttgtattgaacttggctc
The sequence above is a segment of the Cydia fagiglandana chromosome 9, ilCydFagi1.1, whole genome shotgun sequence genome. Coding sequences within it:
- the LOC134667726 gene encoding ecdysone oxidase-like — protein: MDSPEAEDQRRLSGSIEQLLETLVDFIQHFEPAGLVSKVLKLLFAALTYLNITATGEWPSQSIVHDGDHFDIIIVGGGTAGCVLANRLTEVSDWRVLLIEAGGDPPILGVIPGLWPFVTHSPWDWDYYSEDDGYCSQALNFKKVAQSRGKMLAGCSSMDHLIYEMGSKADFEDWVEAGSDEGWRWDNMLKYFKKAQNMLDESLLHGPTAEFHCSKGPLSVKNHTVNSLFLEKNKIMLDAYEDIGMKTIRDPLRSNIFGTYEIQFKITKDSKRASTAVEYLIPIRKRNNFFLLKNSLGTKILFNDNKEAIGVRVKTSDQEITVYADVEVIVSAGAFNSPQLLMVSGIGPKEHLESHGIEVIADLPVGQGLRDQLIVPLVISGKHNIASAMDTVLSLTELTSFPLPIVAAILMISASAQRLVQIQDSKYFSEAGGGFIRPPLPECDALKYQSDEYWQCYGRVLSTAGFHPASTCAMGRVVDGSLRVRHVSRLRVVDDSVMPSLPTAKVGVVTIAMAERAADLIKKHHGKTEGYKHFPCK